Genomic DNA from Peribacillus simplex NBRC 15720 = DSM 1321:
ATGAAGCCCAGGAAGCCATTGAGAAAGCCGAAGATTATTGGGTAAATGCTGAAGGTGTGAACCACTCCTTTTCAATTGTCCCGAAAAAAACAATAATAAAACACAAGGTATTCACTGAATTGCACGTATAAACCGGAGGAATATCATTTTATAAAGAACTGGATTATACTAAGGGAAACAAATGTGCGGAGGAATATATTGTGCAAAAAGAAAAACTGCAGCTATTAACTGAACAATTAATAAAATATACGGACCAAGCGGATGATATTTATGAGGGTGTACGCAAGGAAGGAAAGGAAAAGGATTTCTTTTCGGAAGTCAAGCCGTTTGCAGACCAGGTCAGGACCGTATGCATCGAATGGGAAACCGGAATGAAGGAGTGGATGAAAGAAACCGAATTTAGGCATCTTTTCCCCGAGCAAATCGAACAAACCGCCCATAACCTTTCTGATGTGGCCGTTCAGGCATTTTTTTCCAAAACAAGTTATAAGCGATTTAAAAGCCATGTCCAATCGGTCGAATTCATCCTTAATAATGTAAAAACGGAAATCGATCGGATTTTATCATAAAAACACCTACACTTATTACCTCTTTTTTCATATATTATCAGAACCATGTAATGAAAAAAGAGGAGGGCTCATTGACATGATGAGATCCGGTTATAACCAAATCTCCCCAAATCAAGGACAGTTTCCTCAATCAATGCCGGAAAATTGGGGAGGATACCAACAGCCAATGCCGTATCCTCCGCCAAATAATCATAATCTTGAACAACCATTTATGTATCCTTATCATTTCCAGGATACAGGGGGCTATATGACGCCATATCATGATCATTATCCGCAGGCGGGCTATCACCCATTCCAACCAGTCCAGCAGCAGGCGATGCCTGTGGGAGCTTATCCGGGCAGCAGTGTAATGCAGCCAATGGCACAAATGCAGCCAATGGTACAAATGCCGCCAATGGCACAAATGCACCCAATCCAGTCCAATCAGCAGCCGCAAGCTTTTAGTCCGTTCGCCAATCCGTTACAGCCAGCTAAAAGACCTCCGCAAAGTCAGCAGCAGGCTCATAATCCATATCCTAAGCAGCAGTTCATGCAAAAACCTCAGCCATCGGGTTTCAAATCGGTCATGAATCAATTCAAAACACAAGATGGTTCCATGGATATAACGAAGATGATGAATACAGCTGGACAAATGATGAATACAGTTTCTCAAGTATCTTCAATGGTCAAAGGAGTAGGGGGCTTCTTCAAAGCTTAGATGGTGAATAAAGGAAAAGCAGACTTATAAGTGACCAGCCACTTTTTTAAGTCTGCTTTTATTCATGCCTAATGAATTTCAACCCGATTCCCTCTGATTTTGGGTAGGTGAAGCGTGAGGATGCCATCGCGATGTCGAGCGGTCACTTTTGCTTCATCAATCGGTTTCGGAAAGGAAATGGTTCTTGAAAAAGTACCTTCTGAAACTTCCTTTTGGAACAATCCTTGATTTTTATGCTTTCTATCTACATGCTTTGCAGATATGGTTACGGAATGGTCAAGTACATCAATTGATATTTGGCTGCGTGCAATTCCGGGCAAAGTGGCGGTAAGTGTATATTCTGAATGCGTTTCGTGAACATCAACCGGAAAGCTGCGTTCTTTCGCCGAACCAAAGAATTCGTCAAGAGATTGCAGCATGCCTTTAGGTGGCCTTTCAGAAAACAGCCGATCCATTTTATTAATGAAATGGGTAAAGGGTTCTATTCGATTCCGATTATTATTTTTTTCAGAAGAGGTCATCATGGTACTCCTTTCTAAAAAATTCCTTTGCCTATAGGCTATGTGAGGAATGAAGAAATGTGAATGCACTGTTGGGTTTCAGATACATGTCTATAGGGAATAACGTTACTGAATGATTAGTAAAGGAAAAGAGGGATTAATATGACAGATAATAGCAAGCTTTCCTACATAGATACCGGGAAAGGAAATCAAACTTTGTTGTTTATCCATGGATTTTGCGGAAGCCATGAATATTGGAGTGACATCATTGCTGAATTAAAGGATGAATACCGGGTTATTGCCGTTGATTTACGGGGGCATGGTGCAAGTGAGGAAATAGAGGGATCATTCTCGATTGAAGATATGGCTGCTGATATTGCGTCATTTTTGGATGAACTGGAAATCGGACAGGTATATATGTTTGGTCATTCGCTTGGGGGATATATCACCTTGGCATTCGCGGAAAGGTTTCCTGGGAAATTGTCTGGTTTTTCATTGGTACATTCTACAGCTTTCCCAGACGATGAGACTGGAAAGGCGGGGCGCTTAAAATCTGTCGAGAAAATCGAAAGTGAGGGAATCCCTGCTTTCATTGACGGACTTATACCAAAGCTTTTCGCTAATTCCGATGATCCCAATATTGACCATACAAAGGAAATCGGTTATATAACAAGTGAAATTGGTGCGATAGGGTCTTTACATGCCATGAGGAACAGAATAGACAGAAATCATGTACTAAAAGATACGCAGTTACCTATCCTATTGGTTGCAGGTGAACAGGATAAGGTGATTCCCGTTGAAAAAACCTTTTCTGTAAAAGGGAGCCATATCAATGAAGTTATACTTAAGGGCAGCGGCCATATGGGAATGTTGGAAGCTCCAAGCACACTAATCGAAGAAATCATTCGCTTTGTCGAGAAGAATTAAGTGATAAAAGACCGAGCTGGAAACGAGTTGTTGACGTTTCCAGCTTTTTTTATTGAATAGGAAATAGTTTCCCTTTTGCATAGAACGTTCATTCGGTAGAATAGGAGTATGAGGTGGTTATATGAAACTGCGAAAAAATTTACAAGAAGTTATCAAGGATTTAAAAACGAATGAAGAATTTAAAGATAATATAGTACATTGGCAAGTAATTGAAGCGAAAGAGGCAAAACATGTTCCTTTTCCCGATGCAATGAATGATAAGATCAAGCATGCTCTTGAAATACGGGGGATAAATGGGTTGTATACCCATCAGGCAACTGCATTTGATACTGCTGTCAGTGGCAATAGCCTTGTAGCGGTCACACCAACAGCTTCAGGTAAAACATTATGCTATAATTTGCCGGTACTTCAAAAAATACTGGAAGATGAAAAAACTAGGGCGCTTTATATTTTTCCGACAAAAGCACTGAGTTATGACCAAAAAAGCGAATTGAATGAAATGATTCATGAAATGGATGCTGAGATAAATAGTTATACATACGACGGGGACACACCTTCAAATATCAGGCAAAAAATCCGCCAAGCCGGACATATCGTGATCACCAATCCTGATATGCTCCATTCAGGAATCCTGCCCCATCATACTAAATGGGTCTCTTTGTTTGAAAACTTGAAGTATGTGGTCATCGATGAACTTCATATTTACCGCGGCGTTTTCGGAAGTCATACAGCCAACGTCATAAGAAGATTAAAAAGGATCTGCAAGTTTTATGGAAGCAACCCTGTATTCATCTGTACTTCCGCTACGATCAATAACCCAAAAGAGTTGGCAGAAGAGCTTACGGAAAAACAAATGGTCCTTATCGATAATAACGGAGCCCCAAGTGGGAAAAAGCATTTTGTGTTTTACAATCCCCCAATAGTCAATAAACCGCTGAACATACGAAGGAGTGCGGTTTTAGAAGTCAGGAAGCTGGCAAATGAATTTTTGATAAATAAAATTCAAACCATCGTTTTTGCGCGAAGCAGGGTTCGTGTGGAAATTCTATTGACATATTTACAGGAACTTGTGTCAAAGCAATTGGGGCCAAAATCGATCAGGGGCTATCGCGGTGGATATCTGCCAACACAGCGTAGAGAAATTGAACAAGGCCTTAGGGATGGTTCCATTTATGGAGTGGTTTCCACAAATGCACTTGAGTTGGGTGTCGATATCGGCCAGCTTCAGGTTTGCATAATGACTGGTTACCCAGGATCCATATCGAGTGCCTGGCAACAGGCGGGACGAGCAGGAAGAAGGCATGGTGAAGCATTGATCATCATGGTCGGCAGTTCTAGTGCCCTCGATCAATATATCGTACAGCATCCCGATTATTTCTTTACCAGAAATCCAGAAACTGCAAGAATAAATCCGGATAATCTTTTGATCTTGGTTGATCATGTAAAATGTGCAGCATATGAGCTGCCATTTAAAAAAGGCGATACCTTTGGGAAAACAGAGATTATGGACGTTCTTGAATTCCTTACGGAAGAAAGGGTCTTACACCTGAATGGGGACAAATGGCATTGGATGAATGATGCTTTTCCCGCAAGCAATATCAGCCTGCGTTCAGCGGCACAGGAAAATGTCGTGATCATCGACCAAACGAATGCACCGGTTAATCGGGTCATAGGGGAAATGGATACGTTCAGTGCAATGACCCTTCTCCACGATGAAGCCATTTATTTGCACCAGGGAATCCAATTTCAGGTGGAAGAACTTGATTGGGATGAAAAGAAAGCGTATGTACGTGAAGTCAATGTAGACTATTATACGGATGCTAACCTTGCTGTTCAGTTGTCTGTATTGGAAGTCGATAAACAGCGAACTTTCGCTTCCACAGCAGCTGCTTTTGGTGATGTCGCAATACGGGCGATGCCTACGATCTTCAAAAAAATCAAATTCGAAACTCATGAAAATATTGGTTCAGGACCAATCAGTCTCCCGGAGATGGAACTGCACACGAGTTCGGCCATGCTTTCCATGGATTCCGATATATTTAAGTGGGACGAAAATCGAATTGAACAAGGAATGATAGGTGCCTCCCATGCTCTTAATTACATGATTCCGCTATATGTTATGTGCGATCCACATGATATTCATGTTTATCCGCAGGTTAAGGCAGCGCATAATGAAAAACCGACCATTTTTATCTATGATAGTTATCCGGGAGGCATCGGGTTAAGTGATAAAGTATATGAAAACTCTGAAGTCATTCTGCTGGAAACAATATCAATGATCGAAAATTGCACTTGTGAAAGCGGCTGTCCTTCCTGTATCGGGACGGAATCCGCAACGAAAACAGCCAAGAGTGATGCCAAACAATTATTGGGTCAATTTTGTAAGCAAAAACATTAATAGATTGCAGTGATAAGTGAAAAGAGGTGTAATTTTATGTCTTTAAAAAATAAATTGAACCGTATGAAAACGCATATGAACCTAGAGCCCGTGAAACATCCTTCTCCTGTAGAAGAAAATGACCAGACAGTGAATGAACAAATTCCTTACATTGAAAAGTGGCTGGAGAACGATACCGTTTCCTTCCATTTTGATGGTGACTATTGTTTCATTAGGGAAGTCCGCTACCCTATAAATCACAAACACGGGTTATATGCATTTTCCGAGCTGGAAACGATCGTAAAAGAGTGGAATCAAACTTCATTGGAGCATCCACTATCCGCTAGGGGCGTTAAAAGTGAAGATCTGTTTTTCTTCGATACGGAAACGACAGGGCTTGGAGGTGGAGCCGGCAATACCATTTTTTTACTTGGCTATGCTTATATAGAAGGTGAAGAAGTAGTCGTGAAGCAACATATCCTTCCGCAGCCTGGAAGTGAAATTCCGCTTTACCAAAGCTTTCTGGAAAACATCAATTACGAAACGCTTGTCACATATAATGGTAAATCCTTTGATTGGCCCCAGCTAAAAACCAGACATACCTTGATAAAAGAACATGTACCAAAACTACCGGAATTCGGACATTTCGATTTATATCATGCTTCAAGACGCCTTTGGAGAAACAAATTGGAACGAGTGAAATTATCAGCAGTCGAAACAGATATTCTAGGTGTACATAGGGAAGATGATATTCCAGGATATTTGGCACCGATGATTTATTTTGATTTTGTTGAGAGGAAGAATCCGGAAATTCTGTTTGGGATCATGAAGCATAATGAACTGGATATCTTATCACTGATCACATTGTATATTCATTTGTCCCGAAAAATCCTCCAAATCGATGGATATACGGAAGAGTCCATGGAAATTGCTCGATGGCTCGCTTATTTGGGAAAAAAAGAAGAGTCAGTTGAGACATATCAAAAAATATTGGAAGCGGGAAATGAGGAAGATCGGATAATAGCTGGCCATGCCTTAGCCTTCCAGAAAAAGAAGCAAAAACAATTCAATGAAGCGTTGGGAATTTGGAAGGAAGTCGCCTTAAAAGG
This window encodes:
- a CDS encoding YppG family protein; this translates as MMRSGYNQISPNQGQFPQSMPENWGGYQQPMPYPPPNNHNLEQPFMYPYHFQDTGGYMTPYHDHYPQAGYHPFQPVQQQAMPVGAYPGSSVMQPMAQMQPMVQMPPMAQMHPIQSNQQPQAFSPFANPLQPAKRPPQSQQQAHNPYPKQQFMQKPQPSGFKSVMNQFKTQDGSMDITKMMNTAGQMMNTVSQVSSMVKGVGGFFKA
- a CDS encoding alpha/beta fold hydrolase, coding for MTDNSKLSYIDTGKGNQTLLFIHGFCGSHEYWSDIIAELKDEYRVIAVDLRGHGASEEIEGSFSIEDMAADIASFLDELEIGQVYMFGHSLGGYITLAFAERFPGKLSGFSLVHSTAFPDDETGKAGRLKSVEKIESEGIPAFIDGLIPKLFANSDDPNIDHTKEIGYITSEIGAIGSLHAMRNRIDRNHVLKDTQLPILLVAGEQDKVIPVEKTFSVKGSHINEVILKGSGHMGMLEAPSTLIEEIIRFVEKN
- a CDS encoding Hsp20/alpha crystallin family protein; this encodes MTSSEKNNNRNRIEPFTHFINKMDRLFSERPPKGMLQSLDEFFGSAKERSFPVDVHETHSEYTLTATLPGIARSQISIDVLDHSVTISAKHVDRKHKNQGLFQKEVSEGTFSRTISFPKPIDEAKVTARHRDGILTLHLPKIRGNRVEIH
- a CDS encoding DEAD/DEAH box helicase, translating into MKLRKNLQEVIKDLKTNEEFKDNIVHWQVIEAKEAKHVPFPDAMNDKIKHALEIRGINGLYTHQATAFDTAVSGNSLVAVTPTASGKTLCYNLPVLQKILEDEKTRALYIFPTKALSYDQKSELNEMIHEMDAEINSYTYDGDTPSNIRQKIRQAGHIVITNPDMLHSGILPHHTKWVSLFENLKYVVIDELHIYRGVFGSHTANVIRRLKRICKFYGSNPVFICTSATINNPKELAEELTEKQMVLIDNNGAPSGKKHFVFYNPPIVNKPLNIRRSAVLEVRKLANEFLINKIQTIVFARSRVRVEILLTYLQELVSKQLGPKSIRGYRGGYLPTQRREIEQGLRDGSIYGVVSTNALELGVDIGQLQVCIMTGYPGSISSAWQQAGRAGRRHGEALIIMVGSSSALDQYIVQHPDYFFTRNPETARINPDNLLILVDHVKCAAYELPFKKGDTFGKTEIMDVLEFLTEERVLHLNGDKWHWMNDAFPASNISLRSAAQENVVIIDQTNAPVNRVIGEMDTFSAMTLLHDEAIYLHQGIQFQVEELDWDEKKAYVREVNVDYYTDANLAVQLSVLEVDKQRTFASTAAAFGDVAIRAMPTIFKKIKFETHENIGSGPISLPEMELHTSSAMLSMDSDIFKWDENRIEQGMIGASHALNYMIPLYVMCDPHDIHVYPQVKAAHNEKPTIFIYDSYPGGIGLSDKVYENSEVILLETISMIENCTCESGCPSCIGTESATKTAKSDAKQLLGQFCKQKH
- a CDS encoding YppE family protein, whose product is MQKEKLQLLTEQLIKYTDQADDIYEGVRKEGKEKDFFSEVKPFADQVRTVCIEWETGMKEWMKETEFRHLFPEQIEQTAHNLSDVAVQAFFSKTSYKRFKSHVQSVEFILNNVKTEIDRILS
- a CDS encoding ribonuclease H-like domain-containing protein; protein product: MSLKNKLNRMKTHMNLEPVKHPSPVEENDQTVNEQIPYIEKWLENDTVSFHFDGDYCFIREVRYPINHKHGLYAFSELETIVKEWNQTSLEHPLSARGVKSEDLFFFDTETTGLGGGAGNTIFLLGYAYIEGEEVVVKQHILPQPGSEIPLYQSFLENINYETLVTYNGKSFDWPQLKTRHTLIKEHVPKLPEFGHFDLYHASRRLWRNKLERVKLSAVETDILGVHREDDIPGYLAPMIYFDFVERKNPEILFGIMKHNELDILSLITLYIHLSRKILQIDGYTEESMEIARWLAYLGKKEESVETYQKILEAGNEEDRIIAGHALAFQKKKQKQFNEALGIWKEVALKGNVQIRIQAQIECAKLYEHQFKDVGLALKCSIIALQEMVREGITPGKKQLELEKRIHRLEKKEHSKGISV